AGGCCATGCAGGACGCGGTGCAACACGTGCCGGTCACGGTCAAGCACCGCATCGGGCTGGACAAGGACGAGAGTTACGCCATGGTGCGCGATTTTGTCGGCACGCTGGCGGACAGTGGCGTACAGCACTTCATCGTGCATGCGCGCAATGCCTGGCTCAAGGGCCTGAGCCCCAAGGAAAACCGCGAAATCCCGCCGCTGCGCTACGACGTGGTGTATCGCCTGAAGCAGGATTTTCCGCAGCTCGATATTTCACTCAACGGCGGCGTAACGACTGCGGAGCAGATCCAGGAACACTGGCGCCACGTCGACGGCGTGATGATCGGCCGCGAGGCCTGGCACAACCCGTGGTCACTCACCCGGTGGGACGGGTTGATGGCCGGCGAACCAGACCGCGCCGTCACGCTCACGCGCGACGAGGTGGAACTGGCCATGGTGGACTACATGGAGCGCGAAGCCGCCCGGTACGACACCTGGTGGTATGCCGTGGCCCGCTGCATGCTGGGCCTGCGCCACGGCCAGCGCGGGGCGCGGCGCTGGCGCCAGGTATGGAGCGACCATCGCCTCAAGAGTGCACGTGCGCGCGAGGTGTACGACCTGGCGCAGAAGGCATTACACTCGTCGCCGCCGGCGCTGGAGCAGGACGCGGACTGACGCGCACGCCCTCATGTCTGCACGTATTCACTTTCCCACGGTCGGCAAGGGGCTGACGGACAGCCTGTCGATCGGACTGGGCTATTTTCCGATTGCCGTCTCGTTCGGCCTGGCCGCGATCCAGGCGGGTTTCGCTCCCTGGCTGGCGATTCTGGTCTCGCTCACCGTGTACGCGGGCGCTGCCCAGTTCGTGCTGGTGGCCCTGGCTGCGGCCGGGGCAGGGGCCTTTGGCATCATTTCCACCGTGCTGCTGATGAATGTGC
The DNA window shown above is from Brachymonas denitrificans and carries:
- the dusA gene encoding tRNA dihydrouridine(20/20a) synthase DusA translates to MGERPRLATAPLLDVSDRHARYFWRLLSKNALLYTEMINQGAITRGAADSHLRYNAEEHPVALQLGGSDPAMLAESARMGEQWGYDEINLNCGCPSERVQSGAFGACLMREPDLVADCVKAMQDAVQHVPVTVKHRIGLDKDESYAMVRDFVGTLADSGVQHFIVHARNAWLKGLSPKENREIPPLRYDVVYRLKQDFPQLDISLNGGVTTAEQIQEHWRHVDGVMIGREAWHNPWSLTRWDGLMAGEPDRAVTLTRDEVELAMVDYMEREAARYDTWWYAVARCMLGLRHGQRGARRWRQVWSDHRLKSARAREVYDLAQKALHSSPPALEQDAD